In the genome of Streptomyces sp. P3, the window GGGCGGGCCGCGCCCTGCGCCCGTACCCGGCCGGCGACTGGGCGCCCGGCGACGCCTTCGGGGAGGCCGCCCGGGCACTCGCGGGCGCCGGCCTCGACGTCCACGCCTGGGTGGTGCTGGCGCACAACTCCCGGCTGGGCGCCGAGCATCCGCACACCTCGGTCGTCAACGCGTACGGAGACCGCTATCCCTGGGCTCCCTGCATCGCCCAGCCCGACACGCGCGCGTACCTCGTCGACCTCGCCGCCGAGGCTGCCGTGCGCCCCGGCGCGAACGGCGTCGAACTGGAGTCCCTCGGCTGGTACGGCCTCCAGCATCTGCACGCCCACGACAAGACCGGCGGCGTCGGACTCGGGGACGCCGGCCAGTACCTGATGGCGCTCTGCTTCTGCCCCGCCTGCCGGGCCGGCTACGGAGAGCGGGGCCTGGACGCCGACGCGCTCGCCGGCTCCGTCCGGGACGCGCTGGAGCCGCTGTGGCGCGGAGAGGCGGACGACGCGCAGGGCTGGGCGGGCGTCGAGAAGCTGCTCGGCGAGGAGACGGCGGCGGCCACGCGCGCGTGGCGCGACGACAGGGCCCGCACCCTCCAGGAGAGCGCGGTGCGCGCGGTGCGGGGCGCCGCGACCGACGGCTTCCAGGTGCTGCTGCACGCCGACCCCGTGACCCATCACGTCGGCGCCAACCCGGGCGTCGACCCGGCGCACATCCTGTCCGTGGCGGACGGCGTGGTGGTGCCCTGCGCGGGCGGGCCCGGGCTGCTGACGCCGTTCGCGGAGCACCGCCGCGCGGGCACGGTCCTCGCCGCCAACCTCGGCGTCGTCTCCGGCATGGGCGGCAGCCCGGGGACGCTCGCGGCCGACGCGGCGCGGGCGAAGGAGTCCGGAGCCACGGAGATCCGGCTGTATCACGCGGGACTGGCGTCGGACGGGGACCTGGCGTCCGTGCGGGAGGCGCTGGCCGCCCGCTGAGCGCCGCCGCGGAACAGCGGCACCACGGTCGCCAGCCGCACCAGCCCGAGCGCGACCAGCAGCGGCCGGTACGGCAGGAGTTCCACCAGGGCGGCCCCCACCGCGAGGCCGATCGCGTTCGGCGCGTACATCAGGGTGCCGGCCGTGGCGGCGACCCGGCCCATCAGCGCGTCGGGGGTCTCGCGCTGGACGGCCGTCATCGCGGCGATCAGCACACACGGCAGCCCCGCCCCGATCGCCGCCGCGCACACCAGGGCCGCCACGTCCGAGGGCACCGCCCGCACCGCGACCGCGACGGCCGTCAGGGCGATCCCGCACGCGGCGAACCGGCGTTCCCCGAACCGTCGCAGCGCGGGCCCCGACAGCAGGCCCACCGCCGCCGACCCGGCCCCCTGCACGGCGTAGAGCGCGCCGGCGTACGCGGGCGGGTGGCCGAGGCCGGCGATCACGGCGTAGAGCAGCGCGCCGTTGAGGCCCGCGCACAGCATCGTCGTACCGCCCGCCGTCACCAGGGGGCGCAGCGACGGGTGCCCCCACAGGAAGCGGACGCCCTCGGCCGTCCCGCCCCGCAGGCCGCGCCCGCCCGTCCGCGGACGTCCCTCGTGGACCCGCACGCACGCGTAGAGCCCGGCCGCGCACACGAAACAGGCCGCGTCGAGCAGGGCCACGGCCGGACCGCCGTACGCCGCGTAGATCCCGGCGCCCGCCGGCGGGGCCACCAGCTTCATGCCCTCCGTCGTCGTGGTGCGCAGCCCGTTGAAGTCGCCGAGCAGCCCCGCGGGGACGGCGGCGGCGACGAGCGCGGACTCGGCCGCGTCGGCCACGACGGCGGCGGCCCCGTGGACGAGCAGCACCGTGTACAGCAGCCACAGCCGGCCGGGGGAGCCGACGGCGAGGAGCACCGGCAGCAGGGCCGCCGGGCCCAGGTTGACGGCGAGGAGCAGCGGCCGTCGGCGGACCCGGTCGGCGAGGGCGCCCAGCAGCGGGCCGGCCAGGGTCGGCGCCCACAGCGCCAGCACGGTCAGCGCCGCCGCCCCGTTCGAGCCGGTGAGGTCCTTGACCCACACGCCGGCCGCCAGCCACAGCGCGGAGGTCCCGAAGCCGGAGACCACCGACGCCGTCAGAAGGATCGCCGTGCCCCGGTCCCGCAGGACGCGTACCACGGACCAGTTCTTCGTCATGCCTGCCCATCGTGGGCCTAAGGCCCACGGCGACGCATCGGGCAGGTGCCCTACCCGGTGACCCCGCGCGGCCCGCGGACCACGCCGTGCCGGGAAGACGCGCGCCGTGCCGATGAGTTCTCGCGGCGCGGCCGGTCCACCCCGTATGACCGACACGACCATCACCTTCGACCTCGGCCCCCAGGCCGCCGTCGTGGCGCGCCTCGCGGAGGCCGTCCGCGACGACCAGCTCGACGACGGGACGCCCTGCGACGGCTGCGCCGTCCGGAACCTGCTGGGGCATCTGACCGGCCTGGCCGTGGCCTTCCGCGACGCCGCCCGGGGGGACCTCGGCCTCACCACCGACACCCCGCCGGACGCCGCCGCGCCCGACGTCGGCCCCGGCTGGCGCGAGGAGCTGGCCAAGGCGCTCGACGCCCTCGCCGAGGCCTGGCGCGACCCGGCAGCCTGGACCGGCATGACCCGCGCCGGCGGCGTGGACCTGCCCGGCGCGGTCGCGGGCGCCGTCGCCGCCGACGAGCTGGTGATCCACGGCTGGGACCTGGCCCGGGCCACCGGCCAGGCGTACGCGCCCGACCCCGCGGCGCTGGCGGCGGCGTACGCCTTCCTGGCCGGCGCGGTCGACCCCGCCACCGGGAACGGGGTCTTCGGGCCCGTCGTCCCCGTTCCCGACGACGCGCCCCTGCTCGACCGGGCGCTGGGACTCAGCGGACGCGATCCGGGAGGGCCGGGCCGGCCGTAGACGCGGGCATCAGGTTGCCGTAGACGGACGTAGTCGGGGGGTGCCGGGCGAGGGCGAAACGTACGCTCGCGACCATGCCCCTGAGCCTCACCGTCCTCGGCACCGCCTCTCCGCACCCGGCCCCGGGCCGCCCCTGCTCCGGCTACCTGCTGCGCGGAGCGGGGGCGGAGGTGTGGGTGGACGCGGGGCCCGGAACGTTCGCCGAGTTGCAGCGGCACACGGATCCCGAACGGCTCACGGCGATCTGGATATCCCATCTGCACGCCGACCACAGCGCCGATCTCCTCGCCGCCGCCTACGCGTTCGCCTACGGCGGGATGGCCCCGCCGGCCCCGATCCCGGTGTACGCGCCGCTCGACTGCGCCCGGCGGGTCGCGGGCTTCCTCGGCCGGTCGGACGTGCGCTTCCTCAGCGACGTCCTCGACTTCCGGGCCCTGTTCGACGGGCACACCGTTCGGCACTGGAACCTGCGTCTCACCTCGCGCGCGATGGCCCACGACACCGAGGCCTACGGACTGCGCGTCGAGTGCCAGGGGAGCGTCCTCGCGTACTCCGGGGACACCGGCCCGTGTGCGGCACTCACCGAACTCGCCTCCGGCGCCGACCTGTTCCTGTGCGAGGCGGACGTCGACAGCCATCGCGAAGGCGAACAGGGCGAGCGGGTCCATCTCACGCCGGAGGACGCCGGGGACGCGGCCCGCAAGGCGGGGGTGGGCGAGCTGTACATCACCCATGTCGGTCCCACGCTGACCCGCAAGGCGGCGACCGACCGGGCGGCCGTCGCCTTCGGCGGGCCGGCCCGTACCGCGCGCGAGGGCGAGACCATCCCCGTCTGACCCGTGCCCCTTCCGGCACTTCTTTGTCAGAAGCATTGACGAAACACAGAGGCGCTTCTACCTTCAACGCGTCGTACTTCGTACGTCATATATGAGACGCGATACGCGAGATCAGATACGCGACATCCGAGAGGCGCGCATGACCTCTGTGCCCACGCCGATCCCGTCCCGCACGCAGTACGTGCTGGAGGAGATCAAACGCCGCATCCTCACCGGGCGCCTGACGCCCGGTCAGGCCCTGGTCGAAACCGAGCTCGCCGCGCAGTTCGGGGTCTCCAAGACCCCGGTGCGCGAGGCCCTCAAGACCCTGGCCGGCACCGGACTGGTCGTCATGAGCCAGTACAAGGGCGTCACGGTGCGCATGGTGGACGCGGACATGGCGCGCGAGGTGTACGACGTCCGCCTGCTCCTCGAACCCGAGGCGCTCAAGCGGGCGGTGCGCCGGGGCGCCTCCCTGGACGCCGCACGCTCCGCGCTGACCAGGGCGGACGAGGCGACCGACACCGCCGAACGGTCCCTCGCCAACCGGGAGTTCCACCGCGCCCTGTACCTGCCCTGCGGGAACCCGCTGCTCGGCCGGATGCTCGACGAGGTCCGCGACCAGGCCGCCCTGGTCTCCGCCGTCGCCTGGGCGGCCTCGCCCTCCTGGGAGCGGGAGGCCGGCGAGCACCGCGAGATCCTCCGGCTGGCCCTGGCCGGCGACGCGGACGGCGCGGCCCGCGCCCTGCACGCCCACATCGCGTCCTTCGTGCTCCGGGCGTTCCCCGAGACCGCCGAGGACCAGTCACCCGAACAGGAAGGCCGGGAATGAGCAGCGTGGCGTTCGAGACCCAGCGTGCGGCCCTGGCCGACGTGGTGGCCATCCCGGTGACCCCGTTCGCCGAGGACGGCTCCGTCGACCGGGACGCCCACCGGGCCCTGCTGCGCAGGCTCCTCGACGGCGGCATCACCACCCTCACCCCGAACGGCAACACCGGCGAGTTCTACGCCCTCGCCCCCGACGAGCGCCGGCTGGTCCTCGAGCTGACCGTCGACGAGGCGGGCGGACGGGCCGTGATCCTGGCCGGCGTCGGACACGACGTGCCGACCGCCGTGGCCACCGCCCGGCACGCCCGTGAGCTGGGCGCGCAGATGGTGATGGTCCATCAGCCCGTCCACCCCTACGTCTC includes:
- a CDS encoding MFS transporter; translated protein: MTKNWSVVRVLRDRGTAILLTASVVSGFGTSALWLAAGVWVKDLTGSNGAAALTVLALWAPTLAGPLLGALADRVRRRPLLLAVNLGPAALLPVLLAVGSPGRLWLLYTVLLVHGAAAVVADAAESALVAAAVPAGLLGDFNGLRTTTTEGMKLVAPPAGAGIYAAYGGPAVALLDAACFVCAAGLYACVRVHEGRPRTGGRGLRGGTAEGVRFLWGHPSLRPLVTAGGTTMLCAGLNGALLYAVIAGLGHPPAYAGALYAVQGAGSAAVGLLSGPALRRFGERRFAACGIALTAVAVAVRAVPSDVAALVCAAAIGAGLPCVLIAAMTAVQRETPDALMGRVAATAGTLMYAPNAIGLAVGAALVELLPYRPLLVALGLVRLATVVPLFRGGAQRAASASRTDARSPSDASPA
- a CDS encoding TIGR03086 family metal-binding protein; protein product: MTDTTITFDLGPQAAVVARLAEAVRDDQLDDGTPCDGCAVRNLLGHLTGLAVAFRDAARGDLGLTTDTPPDAAAPDVGPGWREELAKALDALAEAWRDPAAWTGMTRAGGVDLPGAVAGAVAADELVIHGWDLARATGQAYAPDPAALAAAYAFLAGAVDPATGNGVFGPVVPVPDDAPLLDRALGLSGRDPGGPGRP
- a CDS encoding MBL fold metallo-hydrolase, which codes for MPLSLTVLGTASPHPAPGRPCSGYLLRGAGAEVWVDAGPGTFAELQRHTDPERLTAIWISHLHADHSADLLAAAYAFAYGGMAPPAPIPVYAPLDCARRVAGFLGRSDVRFLSDVLDFRALFDGHTVRHWNLRLTSRAMAHDTEAYGLRVECQGSVLAYSGDTGPCAALTELASGADLFLCEADVDSHREGEQGERVHLTPEDAGDAARKAGVGELYITHVGPTLTRKAATDRAAVAFGGPARTAREGETIPV
- a CDS encoding GntR family transcriptional regulator yields the protein MTSVPTPIPSRTQYVLEEIKRRILTGRLTPGQALVETELAAQFGVSKTPVREALKTLAGTGLVVMSQYKGVTVRMVDADMAREVYDVRLLLEPEALKRAVRRGASLDAARSALTRADEATDTAERSLANREFHRALYLPCGNPLLGRMLDEVRDQAALVSAVAWAASPSWEREAGEHREILRLALAGDADGAARALHAHIASFVLRAFPETAEDQSPEQEGRE